A window of the Roseburia sp. 831b genome harbors these coding sequences:
- a CDS encoding DUF4317 domain-containing protein, with protein sequence MNKKEVLELKRRFKKDECTFTRMCGCYVDADHNKIVNIGETFLNLEEEESNKYLEIAKKVLSGTLGNNLLELEFPLAEEAAGGRQQFLMGLRDSKLKNEELMDAFYDLVIDSYDFVGNYLILIFHDAYDVMTRTSDNNNLDESEEVYEYLLCAICPVALSKPGLGYREDENRIGSRIRDWVVGMPDTGFLFPAFNDRSTDIHSTLFYTKDTKNPHSEFMEAGLGCGTKRTATEKKMTFQAIVEQAVGGDEEENANVFYQLQEGLSEIVEAHDAMDDNEEKEPLILTTSDVSSILSNSNIDEDQAKFIEKSYEEEFREQPPVADDLLDAKALEAGASRKEKQDLMTQVQVLTEQLEDYKAITKDVDSSEEVSGDDVKTYDVILRVKPEKVNQIKSETINGQRCLVIPMEENEHAAVNGVNTTV encoded by the coding sequence ATGAATAAAAAAGAAGTTCTGGAATTGAAACGACGTTTCAAAAAGGACGAATGTACGTTTACAAGAATGTGTGGCTGTTATGTGGATGCCGACCATAATAAAATTGTAAATATTGGAGAAACCTTTTTAAATTTAGAGGAGGAGGAATCCAACAAGTACCTGGAAATTGCAAAAAAAGTGCTTTCCGGAACACTTGGGAACAACCTGTTAGAATTGGAGTTCCCGCTTGCTGAGGAAGCTGCCGGTGGCAGACAGCAGTTTTTGATGGGACTTCGCGACAGCAAATTGAAAAATGAAGAATTGATGGATGCTTTCTATGACCTTGTCATCGATTCTTACGATTTTGTTGGAAATTATCTGATTTTGATTTTCCACGATGCTTACGATGTCATGACGAGAACGTCTGACAATAATAACCTGGATGAATCTGAGGAAGTCTATGAGTATCTGCTTTGCGCCATCTGTCCGGTCGCTTTAAGCAAGCCGGGACTTGGATATCGTGAAGATGAAAACCGCATCGGTTCCCGTATCCGCGACTGGGTTGTCGGAATGCCGGACACCGGTTTCTTATTCCCTGCATTCAATGACAGAAGCACCGATATCCACTCCACTCTCTTCTATACAAAAGATACCAAGAATCCACATTCCGAATTCATGGAAGCGGGACTTGGATGCGGTACAAAACGCACTGCCACTGAGAAAAAAATGACATTCCAGGCAATTGTCGAGCAGGCTGTCGGTGGCGACGAGGAAGAAAATGCCAACGTGTTCTATCAGCTTCAGGAAGGCTTAAGCGAGATTGTAGAGGCACACGATGCGATGGACGACAACGAAGAAAAAGAACCACTTATTCTAACTACAAGTGACGTTTCTTCTATTTTATCCAACAGTAATATTGACGAGGATCAGGCAAAATTCATCGAAAAATCCTATGAGGAAGAATTTCGCGAGCAGCCACCTGTTGCAGATGACCTTCTCGATGCAAAAGCTTTAGAGGCTGGCGCTTCCCGAAAGGAAAAACAGGATTTGATGACACAGGTTCAGGTTTTGACCGAACAGTTAGAGGATTATAAAGCGATAACCAAAGATGTCGACAGCTCCGAGGAAGTGTCCGGTGACGATGTCAAAACCTACGATGTCATTCTCCGTGTGAAGCCGGAAAAAGTAAACCAGATTAAATCTGAAACTATCAATGGTCAGAGATGTCTCGTCATTCCAATGGAGGAAAACGAACATGCTGCCGTAAACGGTGTCAATACAACTGTTTAA
- a CDS encoding ECF transporter S component yields MKATTETTTQTTTSIGNVKFLTITALFIALTYVFTAFVNIRLPIAANGGLIHLGNVPLFLCAIIFGKKSGAIAGGVGMGLFDLLSGWTAWAPFTFVIVALMGFAVGAITEKHRGLGWDALAIAVACIIKVVGYYIAEGFIYGNWLAPVTSIPGNLVQIGVAAVIVLLVVEKLRSIANKTILAES; encoded by the coding sequence ATGAAAGCAACCACAGAAACAACAACTCAGACAACCACCTCGATTGGAAATGTTAAGTTTTTAACAATTACAGCACTTTTCATTGCCTTAACCTATGTCTTTACGGCATTTGTCAATATTCGTCTCCCTATCGCTGCAAACGGCGGCCTGATTCACCTTGGAAATGTACCTCTTTTCCTTTGTGCCATCATCTTTGGGAAAAAAAGCGGTGCCATCGCCGGCGGTGTCGGTATGGGTCTTTTTGATCTTCTCTCCGGTTGGACTGCATGGGCTCCATTTACCTTTGTCATCGTAGCTCTGATGGGATTTGCTGTTGGCGCCATCACCGAAAAACACCGCGGTCTTGGATGGGACGCACTCGCAATTGCAGTTGCCTGCATCATTAAAGTTGTCGGTTACTATATTGCAGAAGGTTTTATTTACGGAAACTGGCTTGCACCTGTTACTTCCATTCCTGGAAACCTCGTTCAGATTGGTGTTGCAGCTGTCATCGTATTGCTCGTCGTTGAGAAATTACGCTCCATTGCAAACAAAACCATTTTAGCAGAATCATAA
- a CDS encoding pyridoxal-phosphate-dependent aminotransferase family protein: MYKVMTPGPTQVPKEVLAARSLVCTNPDIDETFCEFYKETCEKISSLLHTKNETLILGGEGILGLEAASASLTEPGDRVLVLDNGIYGRGFADFVQMYGGIPELYSDDDLSALDISKLDAYLKEHHDYKYASVVHCDTPSGVLNDISKICPLLKKYGILTVVDSVSAMFGEPVDVDAYQIDLLCGGSQKAVSAPPGLTFVTISEDAKEAMKARKTPVASFYANLLTFEGYYEKKWFPYTMPISDIYGLRAAFDLIENDVTHLERHAKIGAATRKAITSCGLKLHLKNGYSNTVTVFDVPPQTTADDILRLMREDHNILIAGSFDTLAGKVIRIGHMGANANKADMVETLHALYQVLCKLGVPVTCDPAEVFLAEL, translated from the coding sequence ATGTATAAAGTAATGACACCAGGACCTACCCAGGTCCCAAAGGAAGTGCTTGCAGCGCGCAGTCTTGTATGCACGAACCCTGATATCGATGAAACATTTTGCGAATTTTATAAAGAAACCTGTGAAAAAATCAGTTCTCTCCTTCATACCAAAAATGAGACTCTGATTCTTGGAGGTGAGGGAATTCTTGGTTTGGAGGCAGCCAGTGCAAGCCTTACCGAACCGGGTGACCGTGTGCTCGTCCTTGATAACGGTATTTACGGCCGCGGTTTCGCCGATTTTGTTCAGATGTATGGTGGAATTCCGGAACTATACAGTGATGACGATCTTAGCGCTTTGGATATTTCCAAACTCGATGCCTATCTGAAAGAGCATCATGATTATAAGTACGCTTCCGTCGTTCACTGTGACACTCCAAGTGGTGTATTAAACGACATTTCCAAAATCTGCCCTCTCCTGAAAAAATATGGTATTTTAACGGTGGTTGACTCTGTCTCCGCCATGTTTGGAGAACCGGTTGACGTTGATGCATATCAGATTGACCTTTTGTGTGGCGGCTCCCAGAAGGCAGTTTCCGCTCCTCCGGGACTTACTTTTGTCACCATCAGTGAGGACGCCAAAGAAGCCATGAAAGCTCGGAAAACTCCAGTTGCATCCTTCTATGCCAACCTTTTGACATTCGAGGGATACTATGAGAAAAAATGGTTTCCATACACCATGCCAATCAGCGATATCTACGGACTTCGCGCAGCCTTTGATTTGATTGAAAACGATGTGACACATTTAGAACGTCACGCCAAAATCGGTGCCGCCACAAGAAAAGCAATTACATCCTGCGGCCTAAAGCTTCACTTGAAGAATGGATATTCGAACACGGTAACCGTCTTTGATGTCCCACCACAGACAACGGCTGATGATATTTTGCGCCTGATGCGTGAAGATCACAACATTTTAATTGCAGGCTCCTTTGATACCTTGGCTGGAAAAGTCATCCGAATCGGACATATGGGTGCGAACGCAAACAAAGCGGATATGGTGGAAACCCTACATGCACTGTATCAGGTACTTTGCAAACTGGGCGTTCCGGTAACCTGCGATCCTGCAGAGGTGTTCCTTGCGGAATTGTAA
- a CDS encoding L-lactate dehydrogenase, with protein sequence MVINETGTVDLRKVAIIGCGFVGSSSAFALMQSGLFSEMVLIDADEERAKGEAMDISHGVPFARPMKIYAGTYDDITDASIIVITAGAGQKPGETRLDLVSKNISIFKSIIPEIAKRKCAGILLVVSNPVDILTYTALKLSGFPENRVLGSGTVLDTARLKYELGEHLGVDSRSVHAFIVGEHGDSELAVFSSATVSGVPISKMCELRGHYNHEENTHKISEAVKNSAYEIIEKKKATYYGVAMAVRRICEAIVRDEKSIMPVSNMMHGEYGIDDVMLSMPAVIGARGVETMVPIQMDEEETERLQKSAKTLRSVIDQAL encoded by the coding sequence ATGGTAATAAATGAGACAGGAACAGTAGATTTAAGAAAAGTAGCAATTATTGGTTGTGGATTTGTTGGTTCATCTTCTGCTTTTGCCTTGATGCAGAGTGGATTGTTTTCCGAGATGGTATTAATCGATGCAGATGAGGAACGTGCAAAGGGCGAGGCGATGGATATCAGCCACGGTGTTCCTTTTGCAAGACCAATGAAAATCTATGCAGGAACTTACGACGATATTACGGATGCATCCATCATTGTCATCACAGCCGGTGCAGGACAGAAACCGGGGGAGACAAGATTAGACCTTGTATCCAAAAACATTTCGATTTTTAAGTCAATCATTCCAGAGATAGCAAAAAGAAAATGTGCAGGCATTCTGTTAGTTGTCTCTAACCCGGTTGATATTTTAACTTATACAGCTTTAAAACTGTCTGGTTTTCCGGAGAACCGTGTGCTTGGTTCCGGAACCGTATTAGATACCGCAAGATTAAAATATGAACTTGGAGAACACCTTGGGGTAGACAGCCGAAGTGTACATGCTTTTATCGTAGGAGAGCATGGAGACAGCGAACTTGCAGTATTCAGTAGTGCAACAGTATCCGGTGTTCCGATTTCAAAGATGTGTGAATTGCGCGGACACTATAATCATGAGGAGAATACACACAAGATTTCAGAAGCTGTAAAGAACAGTGCATATGAAATCATTGAAAAGAAAAAAGCAACCTACTACGGTGTCGCAATGGCAGTTCGAAGAATCTGCGAGGCGATTGTACGTGATGAGAAATCCATTATGCCGGTATCGAACATGATGCACGGAGAATATGGAATCGATGACGTGATGCTTTCCATGCCGGCTGTCATCGGGGCACGTGGTGTAGAAACCATGGTTCCAATCCAGATGGATGAGGAAGAGACAGAACGTTTACAGAAATCTGCGAAAACACTTCGCAGTGTGATTGACCAGGCATTATAG
- a CDS encoding GDSL-type esterase/lipase family protein, whose amino-acid sequence MKVIKKCSLFIIVIAGWVILSIFGFAGRNTIYKEYVIDAKSTPYFAVVFQGAHDHIYPWNLWVKTAKEKDLAKMENENSVEPAAEEEKEEKPALPPIREFEQVDDSYFDDAVFIGDSRTVGLRDYGNIDNATFYATIGMNIYDLWDDAFCEVNGQKVTLETALSTQHFGKIYFQIGINEMGRGTIDGFMECYEQTVQKFRELQPDAIIFVQGIMRVTGEKSNSDPIFNNTGINERNERIAALADNRTIFYIDVNDVVCDENGDLQADLSFDNLHLYGSKYGIWHDFLLTKGIRQEGRDS is encoded by the coding sequence ATGAAGGTAATAAAAAAATGTTCCCTTTTCATCATTGTGATAGCAGGATGGGTGATTTTATCCATTTTTGGATTTGCAGGAAGAAATACCATCTATAAAGAATACGTGATTGATGCGAAGAGTACCCCTTATTTTGCAGTGGTATTTCAGGGAGCACACGACCACATTTACCCATGGAATCTTTGGGTGAAAACAGCAAAGGAAAAAGACCTTGCAAAAATGGAAAATGAGAACAGCGTAGAGCCTGCAGCGGAGGAAGAAAAAGAGGAAAAACCTGCCCTGCCACCGATTCGTGAATTCGAACAGGTGGATGACAGTTATTTCGATGATGCTGTGTTTATCGGGGATTCTAGAACCGTGGGATTGCGTGATTATGGAAATATAGACAATGCGACATTTTATGCCACAATCGGAATGAACATCTACGATTTGTGGGATGATGCATTCTGTGAAGTAAATGGACAGAAAGTGACATTGGAAACTGCATTATCGACACAGCATTTTGGAAAAATTTATTTCCAGATTGGAATCAATGAGATGGGGCGCGGAACGATAGATGGCTTTATGGAGTGCTATGAACAGACCGTTCAAAAGTTCCGTGAATTACAGCCGGATGCAATTATTTTTGTGCAGGGAATCATGCGTGTAACCGGAGAAAAGTCGAATTCGGATCCGATTTTTAACAATACCGGAATCAACGAGCGGAATGAAAGAATTGCAGCATTGGCAGATAATCGTACCATTTTCTATATCGATGTCAACGATGTGGTCTGCGATGAAAATGGAGATTTACAGGCAGATTTATCGTTTGATAATCTGCACCTGTACGGCTCAAAATATGGCATCTGGCATGACTTTTTGCTGACGAAGGGAATCAGACAGGAAGGAAGAGATTCATGA
- a CDS encoding MBOAT family O-acyltransferase, whose protein sequence is MVFSSLEFLFRFLPLFLIVYYLTPQKYRNVTLFAGSIIFYTIGEAMYSILLLASVLVNYILGRCMYRGEEEKGRKQTILLTLALCFDFGMLFFFKYSAFVAENINVIIGKLTGNAGALPVVEQALPLGISFYTFQIAAYVIDVYRKNIKAEDSLICLGTYLTMFPQLIAGPIINYTEVSHCLKKRHVTTIDFENGLKTLTIGLAAKVIVADRIGTLWNSIQMIGFESISTPLAWMGAFAYSIQLYFDFSGYSMMAIGLGKMLGFQIPVNFDHPYISKSITEFWRRWHITLGRWFREYVYIPLGGNRKGKPRMIFNLIVVWLLTAIWHGAGWNFVLWGVVLVSFMMLEKLFLLRYLEKSKVLSHIYLILLVPVTWVIFAITDMGQLGTYLGRMFPFFTKSGVTINRLDYLKYFKDYWYLFGIGILFSSPYPSVLYRVFQKKRMETLAVAVLFWISIYYLAISANNPFLYFNF, encoded by the coding sequence ATGGTATTTAGTAGTTTAGAATTTTTGTTTCGTTTTTTGCCGCTATTTTTGATTGTGTATTATCTTACGCCACAAAAATACCGGAATGTGACCTTATTTGCAGGTAGTATCATTTTTTACACCATCGGAGAAGCCATGTATAGCATCCTGTTACTTGCATCCGTACTGGTAAACTATATTTTGGGAAGATGCATGTACCGGGGAGAGGAAGAAAAAGGAAGAAAACAGACCATTCTTTTAACACTTGCATTGTGTTTTGACTTTGGGATGCTTTTCTTTTTTAAATATAGCGCATTTGTCGCAGAAAATATCAATGTTATCATCGGAAAACTGACCGGAAATGCCGGTGCCCTGCCGGTTGTGGAGCAGGCGCTGCCGCTTGGAATCAGCTTTTATACGTTCCAGATTGCGGCCTATGTGATTGATGTTTACCGTAAGAACATCAAGGCGGAGGATTCGCTGATTTGTCTTGGAACCTATTTAACGATGTTCCCACAGCTGATTGCCGGACCAATTATCAATTACACGGAAGTTTCCCACTGTTTAAAAAAACGTCATGTGACAACCATAGATTTTGAAAATGGGTTAAAGACATTAACCATTGGTTTAGCAGCGAAGGTGATTGTTGCGGATCGTATCGGAACACTCTGGAATAGTATTCAGATGATTGGATTTGAAAGTATTTCCACACCGCTTGCCTGGATGGGAGCATTTGCATATTCCATTCAGCTTTATTTTGATTTCAGCGGGTATTCCATGATGGCAATTGGTCTTGGAAAAATGTTAGGATTTCAGATTCCGGTCAACTTCGACCATCCTTATATTTCAAAATCCATCACGGAATTCTGGCGCAGATGGCATATCACGCTGGGAAGATGGTTCCGTGAGTATGTGTATATCCCGCTTGGCGGTAACCGGAAGGGAAAGCCACGTATGATTTTCAACCTGATTGTCGTGTGGCTGTTAACCGCAATCTGGCATGGCGCAGGATGGAATTTTGTGCTTTGGGGTGTTGTGCTGGTTTCCTTTATGATGTTAGAAAAGCTGTTCCTGCTCCGTTATCTGGAAAAAAGTAAGGTGCTTTCCCACATTTATCTGATACTGTTAGTTCCGGTAACCTGGGTAATTTTTGCAATTACCGATATGGGACAACTTGGTACTTACCTTGGCAGAATGTTCCCATTTTTCACAAAGAGTGGTGTGACCATCAACCGTTTGGATTATCTTAAATATTTTAAGGATTATTGGTATTTGTTTGGAATTGGTATTCTTTTTTCCTCACCGTATCCATCTGTTTTATACCGTGTTTTCCAGAAAAAACGCATGGAGACACTTGCAGTCGCAGTATTGTTCTGGATTAGCATTTACTATCTTGCAATCTCGGCAAATAATCCATTTTTATATTTCAACTTTTAG
- a CDS encoding bifunctional folylpolyglutamate synthase/dihydrofolate synthase, with product MPMTVELSWWYKRDSLLFHPAEAAEKMQELSYEEVIDTIENKRRFGNLTGVEISRVMLHKLGSPQKDIPFFHIAGTNGKGSVSAFLCSILKEAGLKVGMFTSPHLVDFRERIQVNGEMIPKEDCARIGNFLLEQDFGVYPTMFDYCMLMAVLYFREQKCDVMVMETGLGGRLDSTNALGVPEVAVITKIGYDHTSLLGDTLDKIASEKAGIIKKGTTVVIESQEPEAEAVLKQAASLADEVKWVDAAKIKREGMTTKGQTFSYQYYKYISMHILGVHQYENAVAAMLAAETFLRKRNKMDMSYFCAGIEKAHWIGRMEILCEKPFFMVDGAHNSHGVKALKESLMTLFPGEKFHFIMAVMADKDYEKMIEELLPLALDFRTITAESARALQADALADCIRKEGIPAKNYASIEACFTEAYTDTHKRIAFGSLYFIGELEAKNVGQTLQKSYIFE from the coding sequence ATGCCAATGACGGTGGAATTATCATGGTGGTATAAGCGAGACTCCTTGCTTTTTCATCCGGCAGAGGCAGCAGAAAAAATGCAGGAATTATCATACGAAGAAGTGATTGACACAATTGAAAATAAAAGACGTTTTGGAAATCTGACCGGGGTAGAAATCAGCCGCGTAATGTTACATAAACTTGGCAGTCCCCAGAAGGATATTCCATTTTTTCACATTGCAGGGACGAATGGAAAAGGCTCCGTCTCTGCTTTTTTGTGCTCTATTTTAAAGGAGGCCGGACTGAAAGTGGGGATGTTTACGTCACCTCACCTGGTCGATTTCAGAGAGCGGATTCAGGTAAACGGAGAGATGATACCAAAAGAAGACTGCGCAAGAATCGGAAATTTTTTACTGGAGCAGGACTTTGGCGTTTATCCGACCATGTTTGATTACTGTATGCTCATGGCAGTGCTTTATTTTAGAGAACAAAAATGTGATGTCATGGTCATGGAGACCGGGCTTGGCGGAAGGTTAGATTCCACCAATGCGCTAGGAGTGCCGGAAGTTGCTGTGATTACCAAAATCGGTTATGACCACACAAGCCTGCTTGGCGATACCCTGGATAAGATTGCAAGTGAAAAAGCAGGGATTATCAAGAAAGGAACTACGGTTGTAATTGAAAGCCAGGAACCGGAGGCGGAGGCAGTTTTAAAGCAGGCAGCTTCTCTTGCAGACGAGGTAAAATGGGTTGATGCCGCTAAAATAAAAAGGGAAGGGATGACAACAAAAGGACAAACCTTTTCTTACCAGTATTATAAATATATCTCGATGCATATACTAGGAGTGCATCAATATGAGAATGCGGTAGCTGCGATGCTCGCAGCGGAAACATTCCTTAGAAAGAGAAATAAGATGGATATGTCGTATTTTTGTGCTGGAATCGAGAAAGCACATTGGATTGGGCGCATGGAAATCTTATGCGAAAAGCCATTTTTCATGGTGGATGGAGCACACAACAGTCATGGGGTAAAGGCACTAAAGGAAAGCCTGATGACTCTTTTCCCGGGAGAGAAGTTCCATTTTATCATGGCGGTTATGGCAGACAAGGATTATGAAAAAATGATTGAGGAGTTGCTGCCGCTTGCGCTGGATTTCCGGACCATTACAGCGGAAAGCGCAAGAGCTCTTCAGGCGGACGCACTGGCAGACTGTATCAGGAAGGAAGGAATTCCAGCAAAAAATTATGCTTCCATTGAGGCATGTTTTACAGAAGCATACACAGACACACATAAGAGAATTGCATTTGGTTCCCTTTATTTTATCGGGGAACTGGAAGCGAAAAATGTTGGTCAAACATTACAAAAAAGTTACATTTTCGAGTGA
- a CDS encoding DegV family protein, which translates to MYKIIIDSCGELTDELKKDDHFKSVPLELEVDGVRIVDDESFDQLSFLKMVEQSENGPKSSCPSPEKYLECFREDAQNFYVVTLSNQLSGSYNSAVLAKNLYEEEYGDAKNIYVFNSKSASVGETLIGMKIKECEEAGLKFEEVVEQVEAYIEEMNTYFVLESLETLRKNGRLSNVKAFIANTLNIKPVMGSTKEGSICQLDQARGMKKALDKMITTMLSKTKDLEQKIVAIAHCNCPARALEVKEHIEKQAHFKDIIMVNTAGVSSMYANDGGIIMVV; encoded by the coding sequence ATGTATAAGATCATAATTGACAGCTGTGGAGAATTGACGGACGAATTAAAAAAGGATGATCATTTTAAATCCGTACCGCTGGAATTAGAGGTGGACGGAGTAAGAATCGTAGATGATGAGAGCTTTGACCAGCTTTCTTTTTTGAAGATGGTAGAGCAGAGTGAGAATGGACCGAAATCTTCCTGTCCTTCTCCGGAAAAATATTTAGAGTGCTTTCGGGAAGATGCACAGAACTTTTACGTTGTGACACTGTCAAACCAGTTAAGCGGCTCCTACAACAGTGCGGTTTTAGCGAAAAATCTGTACGAGGAAGAGTACGGTGATGCAAAAAATATTTATGTGTTTAATTCCAAATCAGCATCCGTTGGCGAGACTCTGATTGGAATGAAGATTAAGGAATGTGAAGAGGCCGGACTGAAGTTTGAGGAAGTAGTTGAGCAGGTAGAGGCGTACATCGAGGAGATGAATACTTATTTTGTGCTGGAATCGTTAGAGACACTCCGTAAAAATGGAAGATTAAGTAATGTAAAAGCATTTATTGCCAACACATTAAACATCAAACCCGTCATGGGTTCAACGAAGGAGGGCTCAATCTGTCAGCTCGATCAGGCAAGAGGAATGAAAAAAGCGTTGGATAAGATGATTACGACGATGCTATCCAAAACAAAAGATTTGGAGCAAAAGATTGTCGCGATTGCACATTGTAATTGTCCGGCGCGTGCTTTGGAAGTGAAAGAACACATTGAAAAACAGGCACATTTTAAGGATATTATTATGGTAAATACCGCAGGAGTCAGCAGCATGTATGCCAATGACGGTGGAATTATCATGGTGGTATAA
- a CDS encoding M18 family aminopeptidase — MKEQQALFQLLKDGITPFHTVESCEKRLKEAGFASLAYDSKWNLEKGGKYYVNHHGTTLFAFTLPKEAEKEDKAPFLRLAAAHTDYPCLRIKPSADMSNHSYAQVNVEVYGGPILNTWLDRPLGIAGRVAVRSEHVFAPKMVLFQSKKPVLTIPNLAIHMNREVNKGVELNRQIDLIPLLGMIPEEKKTNDYFLSYLAEELSVAKEDILDFELSVYCTEEPSYVGVSDDFISSPRLDNLTSCSALVSAIIDAERTDGVNLIALFDHEEIGSKTKQGAGSILLHDMLRRLAKALGREELFEQDWYQSMLLSVDVAHGLHPNQPGKMDVTNQPVLGKGFCIKEACSQSYATDCESVSILQQLCDAGQIPYQKFVNRSDMVGGGTLGAIASSLLPVKTVDVGIPLLAMHSARELMGTKDIDSLKNMVTAYFQA; from the coding sequence ATGAAAGAACAACAAGCATTATTTCAATTATTAAAAGATGGTATCACACCATTTCATACCGTAGAAAGCTGTGAAAAACGATTAAAAGAAGCAGGTTTTGCGTCACTTGCGTATGATTCAAAATGGAATCTGGAAAAAGGTGGAAAATATTATGTAAACCACCATGGCACAACCCTGTTTGCATTTACACTGCCTAAGGAAGCAGAAAAAGAAGATAAGGCACCATTTCTTCGCCTTGCAGCAGCACACACCGATTATCCATGCCTTCGCATCAAACCAAGTGCAGATATGTCGAACCATTCTTACGCACAGGTGAATGTGGAAGTGTACGGAGGACCAATCTTAAATACCTGGTTAGACCGTCCGCTTGGAATTGCAGGACGTGTGGCGGTTCGAAGTGAGCATGTATTTGCACCAAAGATGGTATTGTTCCAGTCGAAAAAACCGGTGCTTACGATTCCAAATCTTGCAATCCACATGAACCGTGAGGTAAACAAGGGCGTAGAACTCAACAGACAGATTGATCTGATTCCGCTTCTTGGGATGATTCCAGAGGAGAAAAAGACCAACGATTACTTCTTAAGTTATCTCGCAGAGGAACTTTCGGTTGCAAAAGAAGATATTTTGGATTTTGAACTGAGCGTTTATTGTACAGAAGAACCTTCTTACGTCGGAGTCAGCGATGATTTCATTTCCAGCCCAAGATTAGACAACTTAACCTCCTGCTCGGCACTTGTATCTGCCATTATCGATGCAGAACGTACCGACGGCGTGAACCTCATTGCTTTATTTGACCATGAGGAAATCGGAAGTAAGACCAAGCAGGGAGCAGGCTCTATTTTGCTTCACGATATGTTAAGACGCCTGGCAAAGGCACTTGGAAGAGAAGAACTCTTTGAGCAGGACTGGTATCAGAGTATGCTCCTTTCGGTGGACGTTGCACACGGACTTCATCCAAACCAGCCAGGAAAAATGGATGTCACCAACCAGCCGGTTCTTGGAAAAGGTTTCTGCATCAAAGAGGCATGCTCCCAGTCTTATGCGACAGACTGTGAATCGGTTTCTATTTTACAGCAGCTTTGCGATGCCGGACAGATTCCATACCAGAAATTTGTCAACCGTTCGGATATGGTTGGCGGCGGAACCTTAGGAGCCATCGCGTCTTCCCTGCTTCCGGTTAAGACCGTCGATGTTGGAATTCCGCTTCTTGCCATGCATTCTGCAAGGGAGCTGATGGGTACGAAGGATATCGATTCTCTAAAAAATATGGTAACTGCATATTTTCAGGCATAA
- a CDS encoding DUF5721 family protein, with translation MIALNLIEIGTFMNKLLRSELFDHFLLQEATIQSGVSYVIDGHLNMNFYAKEELEEQGITEFTFAPFSMVRTNCYDLIKGKRTPSHFKFVFLLSQKHLERTLTQTKSGLSTSDISAVFLNLNYQNQKLMLTTGVSYKTFVLDKSFESEWDLMIRNFLKKNGISYEEL, from the coding sequence ATGATTGCATTAAACCTGATTGAAATTGGAACTTTTATGAATAAACTGCTGCGCAGTGAACTGTTTGACCACTTTTTGCTGCAGGAAGCAACCATTCAAAGTGGCGTCAGCTATGTGATAGATGGACATCTTAATATGAATTTTTATGCAAAAGAGGAATTAGAGGAACAAGGGATAACGGAATTTACTTTTGCACCTTTTTCCATGGTCCGCACAAACTGTTATGACCTGATAAAAGGGAAGCGGACACCGTCCCATTTTAAATTTGTTTTTCTGCTGTCACAAAAGCACTTAGAACGGACGCTAACGCAGACAAAAAGCGGTCTTTCAACCTCTGATATCAGTGCCGTTTTTCTGAATTTGAACTACCAGAACCAGAAGCTGATGCTGACCACCGGTGTCTCTTATAAGACCTTTGTATTAGATAAGAGTTTCGAATCCGAATGGGACCTTATGATAAGAAATTTTCTCAAGAAAAATGGGATTTCTTACGAAGAACTTTAA
- a CDS encoding cold-shock protein translates to MNKGTVKWFNNQKGYGFISDEQGNDVFVHYSGLNMEGFKSLEEGAAVEFDVVDGAKGPQATNVTVVR, encoded by the coding sequence ATGAACAAGGGTACAGTAAAATGGTTTAACAACCAAAAAGGTTACGGATTCATCTCCGACGAACAGGGAAACGATGTATTCGTACACTACTCAGGTCTTAACATGGAAGGATTCAAATCCTTAGAAGAAGGCGCTGCAGTAGAATTCGACGTTGTTGATGGAGCTAAGGGTCCTCAGGCAACAAACGTAACAGTAGTAAGATAA